A single Brachionichthys hirsutus isolate HB-005 chromosome 17, CSIRO-AGI_Bhir_v1, whole genome shotgun sequence DNA region contains:
- the si:dkey-9i23.8 gene encoding uncharacterized protein si:dkey-9i23.8, whose product MANRSAVNDWFNGTVAAERLLSEAERWLLVAVLGLEVVMGVVGNSLVLLVKVKCRGQFCCRYWLPFISLTLSDLEKEVTNSDNELLCSKGCSLFIVSGSLLALLTGGQRSPWCEVVSLLKFAFISSSIGSIAILCVQRLIGSVLLGRMDLSPAPDWLRTLSSVMSYLDCGLNPLIYCSHYEFREAGLALLWTSRKSWSEPVLTAVSKRDL is encoded by the exons aTGGCCAACAGAAGCGCAG TGAATGACTGGTTTAATGGGACTGTGGCTGCAGAACGCCTGTTGTCAGAGGCAGAGAGGTGGCTGCTGGTTGCTGTGTTGGGACTGGAGGTGGTCATGGGAGTCGTAGGAAACAGCCTTGTTCTGCTAGTTAAAGTCAAG tgcaGGGGTCAATTCTGCTGTCGTTACTGGCTTCCTTTCATCAGTCTCACCTTGTCAGACCTAG AGAAGGAAGTCACAAATTCTGACAATGAATTGCTTTGTTCTAAAGGCTGCTCCCTCTTCATTGTCTCCGGCTCACTGTTGGCCTTGCTGACAGGAGGTCAGAGGTCCCCGTGGTGCGAGGTCGTCAGCCTGCTGAAATttgccttcatctcctcctctatTGGGAGTATAG CTATCCTCTGTGTGCAGCGGCTGATTGGCTCGGTCCTGTTGGGCAGAATGGATTTGTCGCCAGCACCCGATTGGTTAAGGACATTGTCGTCAGTGATGTCGTACCTCGACTGTGGTCTGAATCCGTTAATATACTGCTCCCATTATGAATTCCGGGAGGCAGGCCTGGCCCTGCTGTGGACCAGCAGGAAGTCTTGGTCAGAGCCTGTCCTCACTGCTGTCTCTAAACGTGACCTGTAG